Sequence from the Thermococcus sp. genome:
TGGAACAGTATATAACAGAATAAAGAAACTTGAAGATGGGGGGGTTATTAAGGGCTATGCTCCAGTTTTAGATTACGAAAAACTTGGATTTGGGTTGACTGCGATCATTGGAATTAAAGCCCAGGGTAGGAAAATAACTGAGATAGAGAGGCAGATTGCCAAGAAAGCAAGGGCAATGATGGTCTACGACATAACTGGTGAGTTCGATATAATTGTTGTGGCAAAGTTCAAAAGCAGAGAAGAAATGAATAGTTTTGTTAAGTGGATACTTTCATTAGATGGTGTTGAAAAAACAAACACAAGTGTTGTTATGCAGGTCATTAAAGAAGAGCCGAGATTATCCCTTGAGGATTAAGATTTCACCTAAAAAGCGCTTTGCAAAGTCTTCAAAACTTTCCACAGGAAGCTCGACTTCTTTCCCGTTTACTTTTCCCCTAAATACATACCGTCTTGCAGTTATCTCCTTGATTTTTTTGAACTCTGGACTTTTTCTTACTGTCTCCTCGAGAACCCTTGTGAACTCATCGCTGTCCACTTCAACGACGACTCCCTCTATTACAA
This genomic interval carries:
- a CDS encoding Lrp/AsnC family transcriptional regulator, which codes for MIDDLDIKIISLLQKNARLSYREIARELNVAVGTVYNRIKKLEDGGVIKGYAPVLDYEKLGFGLTAIIGIKAQGRKITEIERQIAKKARAMMVYDITGEFDIIVVAKFKSREEMNSFVKWILSLDGVEKTNTSVVMQVIKEEPRLSLED